One region of Juglans regia cultivar Chandler chromosome 4, Walnut 2.0, whole genome shotgun sequence genomic DNA includes:
- the LOC108995787 gene encoding probable LRR receptor-like serine/threonine-protein kinase At3g47570, with protein MAAPTSFPIMLYFVCGFSVALAATPNITTDQSALLTLKAHISFDSQNHLTKNWSTNTSVCNWVGVICGSRHYRVRVLNLSFMGLTGELPKIGNLTMLTELYLDDNNFEGKLSPEIGNLTMLTVLYLDENNFEGRLPPEIGNLTMLTELYLSSNKFEGLIPNQIGNLQNLEVLNIEINGFFGTIPFGIFNISTIRWIAMTSNNLSGHLPSNMGLFLPNLQQLFLGINKLNGTIPNSISNASKLEIVELSWNSFSGLIPKTLGNLIFLKTLNLEFNDLTVESPELSIFSDLSSCINLVDLLLSKNHLNGFLPKSIGNLSLSLQTLYLYDCKLKGSIPIEIGNLSGLTTLTLSSNKLRGLVPTTIGSLRMLQGLGLDDNRLKGTIPPELCYLRSLFELFLDGNDLSGHIPRCISNMTSLRALYLGYNQLTSVIPLSLWRLTHLLEVDFSSNSLSGSLSFEIEKMKVLRILNLSRNQLSGDIPKTIGALKDLTNLSLAINRLEGSIPISFGELVSLEFLDLSNNNLSGEIPKSLEGLHYLKDLNLSFNKLQGEIPTRGPFLNFSAASFMSNNALCGAARLKVPPCEEGDPGKKKTTWPHMLRYVLPAIGFIMLALTLAFLWKRWKKRNPKSPAQAGMYPLVTWRRISHQQLVQATNGFNSNNLLGEGSFGSVYQGTLSDGMNIAIKIMNLQVRGAFKSFDAECEVLRNIRHRNLVKIITICSNIDFKALVLEYMHNGNLEKWLHSQDHYLNILQRLNIMIDIASALEYLHHGYSTTIIHCDLKPSNVLLDEEMVAHVADFGMAKLLDDQDSMMHTMTLATFGYMAPEYGLEGVVSTRGDVYSYGILLMETFTRKKPTDDMFIGEMTLKHWVDESLLTSILNITDANLLRNEKKHAAMVDCISSVMRLALDCCAESPLQRIDIKHVSTTLNKVKLKFVLDSRRS; from the exons ATGGCTGCCCCAACAAGTTTCCCGATCATGCTTTATTTTGTGTGCGGGTTTAGCGTTGCCTTGGCAGCAACTCCCAACATTACCACGGATCAATCTGCTCTTCTTACCTTGAAAGctcatatttcttttgattCCCAAAATCATTTGACAAAAAATTGGTCTACTAATACTTCTGTTTGCAATTGGGTAGGTGTCATTTGTGGTTCTAGACATTACCGAGTCAGGGTCTTAAACCTTTCTTTCATGGGCCTTACAG GTGAACTCCCAAAAATAGGAAATTTAACTATGCTTACAGAGCTATACCTTGATGACAACAACTTTGAAG GAAAACTATCCCCAGAAATAGGGAATTTAACTATGCTTACAGTGCTATACCTTGATGAAAACAACTTTGAAG GAAGACTACCCCCAGAAATAGGGAATTTAACTATGCTTACAGAGCTATACCTTTCCAGCAACAAATTTGAAG GTTTAATACCAAATCAAATTGGTAATCTACAAAATCTAGAGGTTTTGAATATTGAAATCAATGGATTTTTTGGCACAATTCCATTTGGGATCTTCAATATCTCAACAATAAGATGGATTGCAATGACGTCAAATAACCTATCAGGCCATCTTCCATCAAATATGGGTCTCTTCCTTCCAAATCTTCAACAACTTTTTCTTGGGATAAATAAATTGAACGGAACAATTCCCAACTCTATCTCTAATGCTTCAAAGCTCGAAATCGTAGAATTATCTTGGAACTCATTCTCGGGCTTAATTCCAAAAACGCTTGGAAATTTAATATTCCTCAAGACGCTCAACCTAGAATTCAATGATTTGACAGTTGAATCTCCAGAATTGAGTATTTTCTCCGATTTGTCTAGTTGTATAAATCTCGTTGATTTACTTTTGAGCAAAAATCACTTGAACGGCTTCCTTCCCAAGTCCATTGGaaacctctctctttctcttcaaaCACTTTACCTATATGATTGCAAACTTAAGGGTAGCATTCCAATAGAGATCGGGAATTTAAGTGGTTTGACTACGTTGACCTTATCCAGCAACAAACTGAGAGGACTTGTTCCAACCACAATAGGAAGTTTGCGCATGCTTCAAGGTTTGGGCCTTGATGATAATAGACTAAAAGGAACCATCCCACCAGAACTATGTTATCTAAGGAGcttgtttgaattatttttagatgGTAATGATCTATCTGGACACATTCCTAGATGCATAAGTAATATGACTTCGCTAAGAGCTCTCTACTTAGGCTACAATCAATTAACTTCTGTGATTCCATTGAGCTTGTGGAGGCTTACACATCTCTTGGAGGTTGACTTCTCATCCAATTCTTTAAGTGGCTCTCTTTcatttgagattgagaaaatgaaGGTCTTGAGGATATTGAATTTGTCAAGAAATCAATTATCAGGTGATATCCCCAAAACAATTGGTGCTCTCAAAGATTTGACTAATCTCTCTTTGGCAATAAATCGACTAGAAGGCTCAATTCCTATATCTTTTGGGGAATTGGTAAGCTTGGAGTTCTTGGATCTTTCCAATAACAATTTATCTGGAGAGATTCCCAAGTCCTTAGAAGGACTACATTACCTCAAAGATCTAAATCTCTCATTCAATAAACTACAAGGAGAAATTCCCACAAGAGGACCATTTCTAAACTTCTCAGCTGCATCATTTATGTCAAACAATGCACTTTGTGGTGCAGCTCGATTGAAAGTTCCCCCATGTGAAGAAGGTGATCCTGGCAAAAAGAAGACAACATGGCCACATATGCTAAGGTATGTATTGCCAGCAATTGGGTTTATAATGCTTGCACTGACCCTTGCATTTTTATggaaaagatggaaaaagaGGAATCCAAAATCTCCTGCTCAAGCAGGCATGTACCCTCTAGTTACATGGAGAAGAATTTCTCACCAACAACTTGTACAAGCAACGAATGGATTCAACTCTAATAATTTACTTGGTGAAGGAAGTTTTGGGTCAGTATACCAAGGAACACTTTCAGATGGGATGAATATTGCaatcaaaattatgaacttgCAAGTGAGAGGGGCATTCAAAAGTTTTGATGCAGAGTGTGAAGTGCTAAGAAATATTCGTCATCGAAATCTTGTCAAAATCATCACCATTTGTAGCAATATTGACTTCAAAGCCCTTGTATTGGAATACATGCATAATGGAAACTTAGAGAAATGGTTGCACTCTCAAGATCACTATCTGAATATCTTACAAAGGCTAAATATCATGATTGATATCGCATCAGCATTAGAATACCTTCATCATGGTTATTCAACAACAATTATTCATTGTGATCTGAAGCCTAGCAATGTCTTATTAGATGAAGAAATGGTTGCACATGTTGCCGATTTTGGCATGGCCAAACTCTTAGATGATCAGGACTCTATGATGCATACCATGACTCTTGCCACTTTTGGGTACATGGCACCAG AGTATGGACTAGAAGGAGTTGTTTCTACAAGAGGCGATGTGTATAGTTATGGCATTCTACTAATGGAAACTTTCACAAGAAAGAAGCCTACGGATGACATGTTTATTGGAGAAATGACCTTAAAACATTGGGTAGATGAATCACTGCTCACTTCAATACTCAATATTACTGATGCCAATTtgttgagaaatgaaaaaaaacatgcTGCCATGGTGGACTGCATATCTTCAGTTATGAGATTGGCTTTGGATTGTTGTGCAGAGTCACCTTTGCAAAGAATTGACATAAAACATGTTTCAACGACACTCAATAAGGTCAAATTAAAGTTTGTACTAGATAGTAGAAGGAGCTAA